Proteins from a genomic interval of Ndongobacter massiliensis:
- a CDS encoding DUF422 domain-containing protein — MNWINSFELLCYLMVLLLLFDLLKNKNYREFGLLISGALAGFALELLAVRLTDIYHYSNDFYISIGFAPYQFPFFGGLMWGGITVCALRIAKKFSLSTIWTALLCGWLIVSFDLLLDVVAIRLDGGFWVWDGRPINLEINHHMFMSVIWVNFLGYMFEVPSIIYMTLKSWEKDDGKAKVNIIRSLCIGLVGVVFVGICSFISLYLNKISNEWFSFIAFLAIWIFVFIKLLSTLIDQRKNIILGHQKDWLVFIFWLSMYGYCIGGLFTLGILKALPVYGIFAFLLFLLTLALSLVDVKESLQT; from the coding sequence ATGAACTGGATCAATAGTTTTGAACTGCTATGCTATTTGATGGTTCTCCTCTTGCTTTTCGATCTATTAAAAAATAAAAACTACAGGGAATTCGGTCTATTAATTTCCGGGGCATTGGCCGGATTTGCTTTAGAGCTGTTAGCGGTTCGACTTACAGACATTTACCATTACAGCAATGATTTTTATATTAGCATTGGCTTTGCTCCCTATCAATTTCCGTTTTTCGGAGGACTTATGTGGGGCGGTATCACGGTATGTGCCTTGCGGATAGCGAAAAAGTTCTCTCTAAGCACGATTTGGACCGCATTGTTGTGCGGATGGCTTATCGTCAGTTTTGACTTGCTTCTGGATGTGGTAGCGATTCGACTCGATGGGGGATTCTGGGTGTGGGACGGCCGTCCCATAAATTTAGAAATCAACCATCATATGTTTATGAGTGTTATTTGGGTAAATTTTTTGGGCTATATGTTTGAGGTGCCTTCCATTATCTATATGACTTTAAAAAGCTGGGAAAAAGATGATGGAAAGGCAAAGGTAAATATCATAAGATCCCTATGTATCGGACTTGTAGGAGTCGTGTTTGTCGGGATTTGTAGCTTTATTTCCTTATATTTGAATAAAATTAGCAATGAATGGTTTTCCTTTATTGCCTTTCTTGCGATATGGATTTTTGTTTTCATCAAATTGCTATCGACCCTCATCGATCAAAGAAAAAACATAATCCTTGGTCATCAAAAAGATTGGCTCGTTTTTATATTTTGGCTGAGTATGTACGGCTATTGTATCGGCGGGCTTTTTACGCTCGGCATTCTAAAGGCTCTTCCGGTATATGGGATCTTTGCCTTTCTTCTCTTTCTGTTAACACTGGCTCTCTCTTTGGTCGATGTAAAGGAATCGTTGCAAACATAG
- a CDS encoding class I SAM-dependent methyltransferase, whose translation MQEHKNFWDRNAGLYNCFMRKDRAAYEKMYELILPIVKAKTVLELATGTGLIAKNIVNATNHIEATDASSEMIAEAKRDNRSAKLHFSVQDMFCLPYAEKSFDVVIVSNALHIVPQPEKALQEIKRVLKNDGVLIAPTFTHSENSFSGKVRAFFMKLAGFPLYSKWTSEEYLAFLRQNGWTVRKSVVVKASFPLTYAECVKSEV comes from the coding sequence ATGCAAGAACACAAGAATTTTTGGGATAGAAATGCCGGTCTGTACAACTGCTTCATGCGGAAGGATCGGGCGGCATATGAAAAGATGTATGAGCTTATCCTACCGATTGTGAAAGCTAAGACGGTGCTTGAGCTCGCAACGGGCACCGGACTGATTGCAAAAAATATCGTGAACGCCACAAACCATATTGAGGCGACGGATGCCTCTTCCGAAATGATTGCCGAGGCAAAGCGGGATAACCGCTCGGCGAAGCTGCATTTTTCCGTGCAGGATATGTTCTGTCTGCCCTATGCGGAAAAGTCTTTCGATGTGGTGATCGTTTCCAATGCTCTGCACATCGTGCCGCAGCCGGAGAAAGCTCTGCAAGAGATTAAAAGAGTGCTGAAAAATGACGGCGTGCTGATTGCGCCGACCTTCACCCACTCTGAAAATTCGTTTTCCGGCAAGGTCAGGGCATTTTTTATGAAGCTCGCAGGTTTTCCCCTTTACAGCAAGTGGACGAGCGAGGAATATTTGGCTTTTCTGCGGCAAAACGGATGGACGGTTCGGAAAAGCGTTGTTGTGAAAGCGTCATTCCCATTAACTTATGCTGAATGTGTGAAATCGGAGGTGTGA
- a CDS encoding ZIP family metal transporter has product METFFGILIPFLGTTLGSACVFFMKRSLGDLVHRALAGFAAGVMVAASIWSLLIPAIEQSENMGKLSFLPAFIGFWVGVLFLLMLDRLIPHLHVGSDQAEGPKSKLGRTTMMVLAVTLHNIPEGIAVGVMYAGFFAGNTQVTAASALALSIGIAIQNFPEGAIISMPLRAEGESEGKAFLGGVLSGMVEPIGAVLTLLAAQLVIPALPFLLSFAAGAMLYVVVEELIPEMSQGKHSNIGTIFFAVGFSIMMTLDVALG; this is encoded by the coding sequence ATGGAAACTTTTTTCGGAATACTAATCCCCTTTCTCGGGACGACGCTCGGCTCTGCGTGTGTGTTCTTTATGAAAAGATCACTCGGCGATTTGGTGCATCGTGCGCTTGCCGGCTTTGCCGCGGGGGTTATGGTGGCAGCATCTATTTGGAGCCTGCTGATTCCGGCGATAGAGCAATCGGAAAACATGGGCAAGCTGTCCTTCCTCCCCGCCTTTATCGGATTTTGGGTCGGAGTGCTGTTTTTGCTCATGCTTGACAGGCTTATCCCGCACCTTCATGTAGGGAGCGACCAGGCTGAGGGGCCGAAAAGCAAGCTCGGCCGCACTACTATGATGGTGTTGGCGGTGACGCTGCATAACATTCCCGAAGGAATAGCGGTGGGCGTTATGTATGCGGGCTTTTTTGCGGGAAACACGCAGGTTACGGCGGCGAGTGCGCTCGCCTTATCAATAGGCATTGCCATTCAGAATTTCCCCGAGGGTGCAATCATTTCCATGCCTCTCCGAGCTGAGGGCGAGAGCGAAGGCAAGGCGTTTCTCGGTGGCGTCCTTTCCGGCATGGTAGAACCAATCGGAGCAGTGCTGACGCTTCTTGCGGCACAGCTCGTGATTCCGGCGCTACCGTTTCTTTTGAGCTTTGCCGCAGGCGCAATGCTCTATGTGGTTGTAGAGGAACTGATACCGGAAATGTCACAGGGAAAGCACTCCAACATCGGGACAATTTTCTTTGCGGTCGGCTTTAGCATCATGATGACACTGGATGTGGCGCTGGGGTAG
- a CDS encoding TrkA family potassium uptake protein, with the protein MEVKRKLKFILYAFTLLLVIGVIGYMYLLKIDFVDALYMTVITISTVGFGEVGITSDQSEIFSVLMIFLGVGTVGYAFTTLVAMIVEGQLADLWKGSKMDKKISALQDHYILCGSGELAEVIIESFVAENLPFVVVTDKRDDLDDYSHHNILVVEGHSTEECVLEQAGIERAKGLISTLDNEVDNIVTVLTARNLNKDIYIIANSMTKSGREKLLKVGANKTLSAVEISGKRMASLMIKPNIISFLDIVTRVGNVELDLEEVAVKSGSYLEKKTLRDAQIPNKTGLMVLAIKKKEDGRMLFNPPSDYALQLGDVLIVLGREEQVEQLRHLGDEED; encoded by the coding sequence ATGGAAGTAAAACGAAAGCTCAAATTTATTTTATATGCCTTTACCCTTCTTCTCGTCATCGGTGTGATCGGATATATGTACTTGTTGAAGATCGACTTTGTCGATGCGCTTTACATGACCGTAATCACCATCTCCACTGTCGGATTCGGGGAAGTCGGCATCACCAGCGATCAATCCGAAATCTTCTCCGTTTTGATGATTTTTTTAGGCGTCGGCACCGTCGGCTACGCCTTCACTACCCTGGTGGCGATGATTGTGGAAGGACAACTTGCAGATTTATGGAAGGGAAGCAAAATGGATAAAAAAATTTCTGCTCTTCAGGATCATTACATTTTATGCGGATCCGGTGAGCTGGCCGAAGTCATTATAGAGAGTTTCGTCGCGGAAAATTTGCCTTTTGTTGTCGTCACCGATAAGCGGGATGATTTGGACGACTACAGTCACCATAACATTTTAGTGGTCGAAGGCCACTCCACCGAAGAATGCGTGTTGGAACAAGCCGGCATTGAGCGGGCCAAGGGACTCATTTCTACCCTCGACAATGAAGTTGATAACATTGTCACCGTCCTGACGGCAAGGAATTTGAATAAAGATATCTATATTATCGCCAATTCCATGACGAAATCCGGAAGGGAAAAATTGCTCAAAGTTGGCGCAAACAAGACCTTGTCCGCTGTGGAAATCAGCGGCAAGAGAATGGCCTCCCTCATGATCAAGCCCAATATCATCTCGTTTTTGGATATCGTCACCCGCGTCGGCAACGTGGAGCTGGACTTGGAAGAAGTCGCCGTCAAAAGCGGTTCTTACCTTGAAAAGAAGACCTTGCGGGATGCGCAAATTCCGAACAAAACCGGTCTCATGGTCCTAGCAATCAAAAAGAAAGAAGACGGCAGAATGCTCTTCAATCCGCCCTCCGATTACGCCTTACAACTTGGCGATGTCCTCATTGTGCTGGGAAGAGAGGAACAGGTGGAACAACTGCGCCATCTCGGAGATGAAGAGGATTGA
- a CDS encoding TetR/AcrR family transcriptional regulator, translated as MAFTEYEKEQLRKALLKETRCCAVTLGMKKTSVDQLTRAVGIAKGSFYKFYESKEMLFFAVLEGIHTELYGVADLALNKNVGLPAAERAAQAVLAVCKRLSDTGDMIFIENDAKLLLQRLPEDVKNVHYHDDETHIRQLLEKYDLVLKRETSLAAATVRELILTVSRKEQIGELYPQLLETLVHGACRELFE; from the coding sequence TTGGCTTTTACCGAATACGAAAAAGAACAGCTTCGCAAGGCACTGCTGAAGGAAACGCGGTGCTGTGCGGTTACGCTGGGGATGAAGAAAACCTCTGTGGATCAGCTGACACGGGCTGTAGGTATAGCAAAAGGCTCATTCTATAAATTCTATGAATCAAAGGAAATGCTGTTCTTCGCAGTTTTGGAGGGTATCCACACCGAGCTTTACGGGGTTGCCGATCTTGCGCTGAACAAAAATGTCGGCTTGCCGGCCGCAGAGCGTGCGGCGCAGGCGGTTCTTGCAGTATGCAAACGGCTTTCCGATACCGGCGATATGATTTTTATCGAAAACGATGCGAAGTTGCTTTTGCAGAGGCTTCCGGAGGATGTCAAAAATGTGCACTACCACGACGACGAAACGCACATTCGTCAGCTTCTGGAGAAATATGACCTTGTTCTAAAACGAGAGACTTCACTTGCCGCCGCGACTGTACGCGAACTGATTCTGACCGTCTCCCGTAAGGAGCAAATAGGAGAGCTGTATCCGCAGCTGCTGGAAACGCTGGTACACGGCGCTTGCAGGGAATTATTTGAATAA
- a CDS encoding methyltransferase domain-containing protein, producing the protein MLRASVTELPFESEHFDAVTTFETVYFWHDLPQCFQEVWR; encoded by the coding sequence GTGTTGCGTGCGAGCGTAACGGAGCTACCGTTTGAATCGGAGCACTTTGATGCGGTCACGACCTTTGAAACGGTCTATTTCTGGCATGACTTGCCGCAATGCTTCCAAGAGGTTTGGCGGTGA